CGGTATGGTGGCATGAAGACGGCGATCTTTTGTCTGCTCACAGAAGCCATTGGTTTAGCCATTCTCTGGCAGGCATATAGTCCGCATATCGCACTGGTAGGCGCTTGTATTGCCGGGTTTGGTTTTTCACTGGTATTCCCTGCTCTGGGAGTAGAGGCGGTGAAACTGGTCCCAGCATCCAACAAAGGGGCGGCTTTGGGTGGCTATGGCTTATTTATTGACCTTTCTCTGGGTATTACAGGTCCACTGGTAGGCCTTGTGGAGAGCACTTTTGGCATGGGACATATCTTTATGTTCAGCATGGTGTTGGTGTTCACCGGGTTTATCATTGCCGTGCTCATAAATTACTGGCAGCACAAAGGCGAAATTCCTGTGCGCTAAAATCGCGGATAAATACCCACCTTTGCAGAATGGCGGGTATTTATTTGCATATTCCTTTTTGTAAGCAGGCTTGTTACTATTGCAATTTTCATTTTTCTACTTCATTGGCGCAGGAGCCGGCAGTGGTAACAGCCTTATTAAAGGAAATTGAGTTACAAACAGCATATCTGTCTGGCGAACCTATTAATACAATCTACTTTGGTGGCGGTACGCCGAGTTTGTTACCTGAAAAAGACCTGCACCGCTTATTAGAAGCAATTCATAAAAACTTTACTGTCAATGCTGGTGCCGAAGTGACGCTGGAAGCCAATCCGGATGATCTGACTCCTGAAAAACTGCATATGCTGCAAAGCGCGGGTGTCAATAGACTGAGTATTGGTATTCAGTCATTTCACGAGGAAGACCTGAAATGGATGCATCGCGCACATAATGCTAAGCAGGCAAAAGAGTGTATTCTCCACGCGCAGGATGCAGGATTTGAGAACATGACGATTGACCTGATTTATGGCGGCCCAACCCTGACCGATGCAGGGTGGGAATACAATGTACAACAGGCAGTGAATTTAAAAGTTCCTCATCTTTCCTGTTATGCACTGACAGTGGAACCGGGTACCGCATTAGATCATTTTATCAAAAAGAAGAAGATGTCTGCCGTAGATGCAGATAAAGCAGCCAGACATTTTGAGCAATTATTGAATTGGACAGGAGAGGCAGGATATGAACAATACGAGATTTCAAACTTCGCCTTAAAAGGATGGCATTCACGACACAATAGCAGCTATTGGCAAGGGGCGCCCTATCTGGGTTTAGGCCCTTCAGCACATAGTTTTGACACAAAGTCAAGACAATGGAATGTGGCTAATAATGCACTGTATATAAAAAGTCTGGAACACGGAAAATTGAACTTTGAGAAAGAGGAATTGACACCCGTAATGATGTTAAATGAATACTTAATGACATCGTTAAGAACTTCAGCAGGATGTGATCTAACCATCATTGCCGACCGATTCGGGAATGACAAAAAAGAAAAAATTCAAAAAGAGGTTGCTAAGTATTTGTATAAAGGCTGGATGCGCCAGGAAGGAGTGAGGTTAATTCTAACACCAGCAGGCCGGCTATTTGCAGATGGTATCGCATCCGAATTATTCTTCTAAAAAAAGCCCCCCATCTCTGGGGGGCGGGAAAAGATTTATTTAACACCAAATTTGTAAATACACTCAGAAGTATAAGTAGCACCTGGTTTCAAGACCACGCTTGGAAACGCCGGCTGATTCGGAGAATCAGGGAAATGCTGTGTTTCCAGACAGAATGCTCCACGATGTACATACATCTTATCATCCTTACCCTTATCGGTACCATCTAAGAAGTTACCTCCATAGAACTGTACACCTGGCTCAGTCGTCCATACTTCCAAAGTACGGCCACTGGTAGGATCTTCTACCGTCGCTGCCAGAGACAACTCATTCCCTTTCTTGTTAAGTACATAGTTATGATCATAACCACGACCAAATTTCAGCTGCTCAAAGTCAGCATCTACTCTCTCGCCAATCCTGGTTGGAGTAGTGAAATCCATTGGCGTACCTTTTACTGCTTCTAATTTACCAGTAGGAATCAGTGTGCTGTCTACAGGAGTAAACTTATCTGCATTGATGGTCAGGATCAGATCATTGATATCACCATTACCAGCACCATGCAGGTTAAAGAAAGAGTGGTTAGTTAAGTTAACAACTGTTGCTTTATCTGTAGTAGCTGAATAATCGATTTTCAGTTCATTACTATCAGTCAGCGTGTAGGTGAGGGTAATATCCAGGTTACCAGGATAACCTTCTTCACCATCTTTTGATACGTAGTGGAGTTTCAGTGAATTAGGAGCAGTTTGTTCAGCATCCCAAACCACATCATTGAAACCTTTTTTACCACCATGCAGGTGATTCTGGTTATTGTTGGTTGCCAGTGTATATTCTTTACCATCCAGTTTGAACTTTCCCTTTGCAATCCGGTTACCATATCGGCCTACGATACCACCATAGTATCTCTCTTTGGTGCTAACATATCGGGAGATGTTGTCATACCCGAGTTCTACATCTTCCAGCTTGCCCGATTTATCAGGAGCCAGCAGACTTACGATTTTACCGCCATAGTTTGTAATGGCAACCTGCACATTACCTTTACTTTTCAGGTAATACAATTTTGTTTGTTTACCGTCTACCGTGCTGTCAAAACGTGCAGCAGGTATCTTCCCTTCTATTGAAAGGCTGTCTTTAGTGGTCTGCATACTGTCTACTGAATTATTATTGGATTTTGTACCAGACTGGCAGGCGCTTAAGCTAACAGCGGCTGCCACCGTGAGTAGTGGAATAATGTTTTTCATGCATTGGAAGTTATAAGGGTACAATATACGCTTTTCTGTCTAAAAGCAAAGAGGGCTCGACATCATTATGTCGAGCCCTTTAACTATTTTTGAAGGTAGTAATTACCAACCCAGCAAATAAGAGAATATCAGCGGTGCTACGATGGTAGCATCAGATTCCACGATAAATTTCGGTGTATTGATATCCAGTTTACCCCATGTGATCTTCTCATTAGGTACAGCACCTGAATATGAACCATAAGAGGTAGTAGAATCAGAAATCTGGCAGAAGTAACCCCAGAAAGGAACATCATGCCATTCCAGATCCTGGTACATCATTGGTACCACACAGATTGGGAAGTCACCAGCGATACCACCACCAATCTGGAAGAAACCAACACCTTTACCACCGGAGTTGTGTTTATACCAGTCAGCCAGCCAGATCATGTATTCAATACCGCTCTTCATGGTAGAAGGCTTCAGTTCACCCTTAATGCAGTAAGAAGCGAAGATATTACCCATGGTGCTATCTTCCCATCCTGGTACTACGATAGGAATATTCTTTTCAGCAGCAGCTAGCATCCAGCTATTCTTTGGATCGATCTCGTAGTGTTCTTTCATAACACCACTCAGCAGCAGCTTGTACATGTATTCATGAGGGAAGTAACGTTCACCTTTATCTTCCGCATCTTTCCAGATCTTGTGGATATGTTCCTGGATGCGGCGGAAAGCTTCTTCTTCTGGGATACAGGTGTCAGTTACACGGTTGAAACCATCCTGCAGCAGGTCCCACTCTTCCTGAGGGCTCAGGTCACGGTAATGAGGAACTCTCTTATAGTGCGTGTGCGCTACGAGGTTCATGATATCCTCTTCCAGATTCGCGCCGGTGCAGGAGATGATGTCCACTTTCCCCTGACGGATCATTTCCGCGAAGGAGATACCCAACTCGGCAGTACTCATCGCACCCGCCAGAGATACCAGCATTTTGCCCCCTTCCAATAAGTGAGCTTCATATCCTTTAGCAGCATCCACCAGTGCTGCCGCATTGAAGTGGCGATAGTGGTGCTGGATAAATTGAGAAATTGGACCTTTGTTCATTTCCGTTGTTGAATAAGTTTAAATCTTGAAACAGAGGGGCAAAGGTAAGGATTTTGAAAAGATTTCAATTCAGGCGCAGCAGGGGAGCAGGTT
This Chitinophaga sancti DNA region includes the following protein-coding sequences:
- the hemW gene encoding radical SAM family heme chaperone HemW translates to MAGIYLHIPFCKQACYYCNFHFSTSLAQEPAVVTALLKEIELQTAYLSGEPINTIYFGGGTPSLLPEKDLHRLLEAIHKNFTVNAGAEVTLEANPDDLTPEKLHMLQSAGVNRLSIGIQSFHEEDLKWMHRAHNAKQAKECILHAQDAGFENMTIDLIYGGPTLTDAGWEYNVQQAVNLKVPHLSCYALTVEPGTALDHFIKKKKMSAVDADKAARHFEQLLNWTGEAGYEQYEISNFALKGWHSRHNSSYWQGAPYLGLGPSAHSFDTKSRQWNVANNALYIKSLEHGKLNFEKEELTPVMMLNEYLMTSLRTSAGCDLTIIADRFGNDKKEKIQKEVAKYLYKGWMRQEGVRLILTPAGRLFADGIASELFF
- a CDS encoding aldose epimerase family protein — translated: MKNIIPLLTVAAAVSLSACQSGTKSNNNSVDSMQTTKDSLSIEGKIPAARFDSTVDGKQTKLYYLKSKGNVQVAITNYGGKIVSLLAPDKSGKLEDVELGYDNISRYVSTKERYYGGIVGRYGNRIAKGKFKLDGKEYTLATNNNQNHLHGGKKGFNDVVWDAEQTAPNSLKLHYVSKDGEEGYPGNLDITLTYTLTDSNELKIDYSATTDKATVVNLTNHSFFNLHGAGNGDINDLILTINADKFTPVDSTLIPTGKLEAVKGTPMDFTTPTRIGERVDADFEQLKFGRGYDHNYVLNKKGNELSLAATVEDPTSGRTLEVWTTEPGVQFYGGNFLDGTDKGKDDKMYVHRGAFCLETQHFPDSPNQPAFPSVVLKPGATYTSECIYKFGVK
- a CDS encoding deoxyhypusine synthase family protein — translated: MNKGPISQFIQHHYRHFNAAALVDAAKGYEAHLLEGGKMLVSLAGAMSTAELGISFAEMIRQGKVDIISCTGANLEEDIMNLVAHTHYKRVPHYRDLSPQEEWDLLQDGFNRVTDTCIPEEEAFRRIQEHIHKIWKDAEDKGERYFPHEYMYKLLLSGVMKEHYEIDPKNSWMLAAAEKNIPIVVPGWEDSTMGNIFASYCIKGELKPSTMKSGIEYMIWLADWYKHNSGGKGVGFFQIGGGIAGDFPICVVPMMYQDLEWHDVPFWGYFCQISDSTTSYGSYSGAVPNEKITWGKLDINTPKFIVESDATIVAPLIFSYLLGW